Below is a genomic region from Candidatus Methanomethylophilaceae archaeon.
ACCTCTTTGATGGCGCCGGATCTCATCAGCTCGTCGAAACGGTATGTGTTGACTGTATATCTCTGCGCCTTCCTCATCAGCTGGCGGGAATCTTCTCCGGGATTCTCGGAGCAGAGCGATGAAATGATTTCCTTGGACTCGTCGTTGTAGCTTACAATGACCCCCCGGACGCCCTCTATGACTTCGAAACAGCGGTTGGCTTCCGAGAAGGACTGGCGGAGGAGCTTGGGCTTCGCCCCATAGCGGCCGACAAACATTTTCGCTGCCTCGCTGTTGACGGATAGCATCTGGAACAGGGGGCGGTCCGGATTCCCCGTAGGATACCGCATGTCTTCGGAGCGGTTGAAGAAATAGTATCTGTAATAGCGTGACACGGATTCGGGGGATAATATGTCGTCGAACTCTTCGATTACGGAGCGCGTGCATCTGCGCCCAACCTCTATGTCTTTGAGGTGGCTCACATTCTCGTCGGTCTCGACGACGAACAGCCTTCCGAGGCCCTGCATCTTGTTGTTGCGATTGCAGCGCCCTGCGGATTGAACTATGGAGTCTATCCCTGCCATGCAGCGTATCACCACGTTGAAGTCTACGTCTACGCCCGCTTCTATAAGCTGGGTGCTCACGCATACGACCTTTCCTTTTCCGAGAACCTTTTTCATTTGAGCGATCGTGTCGGAGCGGTGGGCTGGGCACATATTGGCGCTCAAATGGTACGACGATACAGCGGGCGGAATGGACCCTACCACGTTGCCGTATACATCCGCGGCCATCGATTTGGTATTCGTCACCACCAGAATGGACTCGTAATTCTCGATGAGCTCTTCCACCAGCTGAGATATCGCTCCGGCATCATACTTCCCCCTCTTGACCTCGGGAACGACGCGCCTCAACGATTCCTCCAATCCTGCAATGTCATCAACTATCTCGGAATTGTCAGTGGTAGCCAACGGGTAATGATCTATCTCTCCGAGCAGGGGCTGGGTGGCAGTGCACATGACCGCAGTGGATCCGCACCACCTTGTCAAGAAATTGATGGCTTCGTTGAACATGTACACGGTCTTCACGGGGAGGGTCTGGATCTCATCGAATATCAGGGTCGCCCTGGCGAGGCTCTGCATACGGCGGGTGCGTCTCGTCCCGGAGTTGAAAAGTGTATCAAGGAATTGCACCATCGTGGTTACTATGATGGGTGCGTCCCAGGGGTCGTAGCGAAGGTTAGAGCTGTCGTCATCGTTGCCGAGGTCCACGTTGGAATGGTACTCACATACGATGCTGCCGTCATCGGATAGCACATCCCTGATCACTTTGGCGTTCTGCTCAATAATGGACGTGTAAGGGATCACATAGATGATGCGATCCATGCCGTGTGATTTGGCATGGTTCAATGCGAATCTGAGGCTCGAAAGCGTTTTCCCTCCGCCCGTCGGGACTGACAGGGTGTATATTCCACGCGCCCTGCTAGAAGCCATGAAACAAGAATCGGATATCTTCGACCTAATTTCGGATATGCTATCCTGTCTGTCGAAGCTTTCCAATTTGCTTTCCAATAAGTCAGAAAGCCTGCCCCAATCTGCAGATTTAGGTTCTTTTTTCCCGTACTCGAACTCCGACGTATCCCTGTGATCCGCATCAATCAGACAGCTGAGAACAAATCTTGAAAGAAGCCCGAGAGCGAATAGGCCACGGTCTTTTTTGTCCTTAGAGCACTTGATTATTTTGTTCACCAGGGATTCCATGGAATCCAGAGCCCGCATTGCGCAGTCATCCACCAGGTTCTTATATCCGGGGCCTATAGAACGCATGGCCTCATCTATCCGCGTCTTGGAACGTGCTTTCCCTATGCGGCCTCCGTATACGTCCCTGCCCTCGCCGTCAATGCAGTCGATCAGCCCCGAATGGTGGGACATGATTCCCAGAGCCATTATCTGCACTGACAATTGCTTGCTGAGATCTGAACCGTACCCGGAGATTTCATTCAGGTATTGAGCGCCGGCGGTGGAGTGGTCTATCTCCCCCCGCGAGGCTACGGAACGGCCCATAATATAGCTCTGAAATTCATCCGTGGCTTTTCCGAGATCGTGCAGGAGGCCCAAAAGGAATCCCACGTCGTCAAGCCCTACTTTGTTGCAGTTATTCTCAGCGATCTTTCCTACGGCGATGAGGTGATTCTCCAAATCTTGCATAGTGCCATCATTTCTGATGTGCGCCACCATCCCTGCCATGTATCAAAATCGGTTTTGCAATATTAATAGTATTAATATGTAATTATTGCAATTATTGTAATAATAGTTATAATTGTTATAATATATATTTGGTAAGACCCTAACCACTCGCCGCGGCCTGTTGATGTGGATCCTGCGGCTGAGCCGGGCTTCGCGGGACCCAGGGAAGCATTGGCGATGGATTCGGGCATGTTCTGAGGCTCCCATAACGGGGGCCTCGAAGAGGAAACTCTGGTTTCCAGGCCCTTATCAGGTCGCTGGGGGCGCCCATCTGCGGGAACATATGGAGATAAGGTGGAGGGAACCGGTCCGGCGGGAGGCGGGGGGAGGGGCGCCCTGTAGGTCAGGGGCACCAACCGGCACGGCTGGGTCCGTGGCAGCAGCATGGCATCCGGGCGTTCTCGGCTATGCGGAGCGTCCTGCTGGTACTGACGAAGGCGCGCCCTGCTAATATCACCGGATCGGGCTGGATCTCGATGTTCTTGTAACGGAACGACAGGGTCCTGAAGAGGTACGGCGATTGGGATCTCGAGAAGCTGGATGCCGCAGAGAAATACGCCGATGTGAAAGGGGAGGAGCTGCCCAGGTTGGGGGCGGGGGAACTCATCGAACTCGATGTGTTGCCTTCCGAAGCGCAGAGTGTGTATGACCCGGTTGTACAGGTAGATCCGTGGGCGATCGAGGGCCTCCAGACGACCATAAGATGTGTCAATACGTTCAGGATTAGGTTCCACTTGTGCACGGTCTGCAGGGGGCTTATAATGAACGTAGAAACGGAAGCTCTCCCAGACAAATTGCTCAGCGTGGACTCATATCATCTCCGCGATTGACCCGCGACTTGCACAGGGGTCCGCCCACCGAC
It encodes:
- the cas3 gene encoding CRISPR-associated helicase Cas3', translated to MAGMVAHIRNDGTMQDLENHLIAVGKIAENNCNKVGLDDVGFLLGLLHDLGKATDEFQSYIMGRSVASRGEIDHSTAGAQYLNEISGYGSDLSKQLSVQIMALGIMSHHSGLIDCIDGEGRDVYGGRIGKARSKTRIDEAMRSIGPGYKNLVDDCAMRALDSMESLVNKIIKCSKDKKDRGLFALGLLSRFVLSCLIDADHRDTSEFEYGKKEPKSADWGRLSDLLESKLESFDRQDSISEIRSKISDSCFMASSRARGIYTLSVPTGGGKTLSSLRFALNHAKSHGMDRIIYVIPYTSIIEQNAKVIRDVLSDDGSIVCEYHSNVDLGNDDDSSNLRYDPWDAPIIVTTMVQFLDTLFNSGTRRTRRMQSLARATLIFDEIQTLPVKTVYMFNEAINFLTRWCGSTAVMCTATQPLLGEIDHYPLATTDNSEIVDDIAGLEESLRRVVPEVKRGKYDAGAISQLVEELIENYESILVVTNTKSMAADVYGNVVGSIPPAVSSYHLSANMCPAHRSDTIAQMKKVLGKGKVVCVSTQLIEAGVDVDFNVVIRCMAGIDSIVQSAGRCNRNNKMQGLGRLFVVETDENVSHLKDIEVGRRCTRSVIEEFDDILSPESVSRYYRYYFFNRSEDMRYPTGNPDRPLFQMLSVNSEAAKMFVGRYGAKPKLLRQSFSEANRCFEVIEGVRGVIVSYNDESKEIISSLCSENPGEDSRQLMRKAQRYTVNTYRFDELMRSGAIKEVAEATGIYYLVDGFYDDHYGLREDSRMETMIMRGKP